The following proteins are co-located in the Patagioenas fasciata isolate bPatFas1 chromosome 33, bPatFas1.hap1, whole genome shotgun sequence genome:
- the NOP53 gene encoding ribosome biogenesis protein NOP53 — protein sequence MAALPFPKWRLRLSLDSDSTFPSPPQDGSRKRWRRTSGLPHSVAFLLTMAAAAASSSFLGLGPGSRDPATARRRSRGPRNRKKGWKRWAGPEARLGREIGDFLEDVALQQRATGGLIAEQPDEGLFFLDTGDAEKDRRLNKGREKPLHVDLVLQPDSKVPAPKNILAHQVPNGRKERRRREFWEKKAEKGVLPRAERRLRARLQRGGPPPHKTPEKGRSDPERGFYDIWAADNPLEQALVGQDGWFLQQTKKQRVKRPARLGTKPSQVPAVEVIAAGGSYNPTFEDHQALLLRAHEVEVRRKKAEDKVERQLRIPAGTQLPTAETVFQEQCEGLLEESGDEGDTDGDAVAPAEPQDGPVAAPRREKKTEQQRRREKEARALAAQQRREKAARCRRQQLFRLRSLRQQLRRWDEELLRRRQLRLAKRRAKDVLPRRLGPLKYEEPSLEVQLSDELAESLRTLKPEGSVLRDRFKSLQKRSLIEPRERAKFKRRYRQKYVEKRAFREVTL from the exons ATGGCGGCTCTGCCCTTCCCAAAATGGCGGCTTCGCCTTTCCCTAGATAGCGACTCCACCTTTCCCAGCCCTCCCCAAGATGGCTCCCGGAAGCGGTGGCGCCGCACTTCCGGCCTGCCCCACAGCGTGGCCTTCCTTCTCACGATGGCGGCGGCCGCGGCGTCCTCGTCGTTCCTGGGCCTGGGCCCGGGCTCCCGGGATCCCGCCAccgcccgccgccgctcccgcggGCCCCGCAACCGCAAGAAGGGCTGGAAGCGCTGGGCCGGCCCCGAGGCACGGTTGGGCCGCGAAATAGGCGATTTCCTAGAGGACGTGGCGCTGCAGCAGCGGGCGACGGG GGGGCTGATCGCGGAGCAGCCGGAcgaggggctgttcttcctggacaCGGGCGACGCCGAGAAGG ACCGGCGGCTGAACAAGGGGAGGGAGAAGCCGCTGCACGTCGACCTGGTGCTGCAACCCGATTCCAAGGTGCCGGCCCCCAAAAA CATTCTGGCCCACCAGGTCCCCAACGGGCGCaaggagcggcggcggcgcgagTTTTGGGAGAAAAAGGCCGAAAAGGGGGTTCTGCCCCGCGCCGAGCGGCGCCTGCGAGCGCGGCTGCAACGGGGGGGGCCCCCGCCGCACAAAACACCCGAGAAGGGCCGCTCGGACCCCGAAAGAGGCTTCTACGACATCTGGGCCGCTGATA ACCCCCTGGAGCAGGCGCTGGTGGGGCAGGACGGCTGGTTCCTGCAGCAAACCAAGAAGCAGAGGGTGAAg CGTCCCGCCAGGCTGGGGACGAAGCCGTCGCAGGTCCCCGCCGTGGAGGTCATCGCTGCCGGCGGCTCCTACAACCCCACCTTTGAGGACCACCAG GCGCTGCTGCTGCGGGCGCACGAGGTGGAGGTGAGGAGGAAGAAGGCGGAGGACAAGGTGGAGCGGCAGCTGCGGATCCCGGCCGGCACTCAGCTCCCCACCGCG gagaCGGTTTTCCAGGAGCAGTGCGAGGGGCTGCTGGAGGAGTCAGGGGACGAGGGGGACACGGACGGGGACGCGGTGGCACCGGCGGAGCCGCAGGACGGCCCGGTAGCGGCGCCGCGGCGGGAGAAGAAGAcggagcagcagcggcggcgggagAAGGAAGCGCGAGCGCTG GCGGCCCAGCAGCGCCGGGAGAAGGCGGCGCGGTGCCGGCGGCAGCAGCTGTTCCGCCTGCGCTCGCTGCGGCAGCAGCTGCGGCGCTGGGACGAGGAGCTGCTGCGGCGCCGGCAGTTGCGCTTGGCCAAGCGCCGGGCCAAGGACGTGCTGCCCCGGCGCCTGGGACCCCTCAA GTACGAGGAGCCcagcctggaggtgcagctgaGCGACGAGCTGGCTGAGTCCTTGCGCACCCTCAAG CCCGAGGGCAGCGTCCTGCGCGACCGCTTCAAGAGTCTGCAGAAGAGGAGCCTGATTGAGCCGCGGGAGAGGGCCAA GTTCAAGAGGAGATATCGCCAGAAATACGTGGAGAAAAGAGCCTTCCGGGAAGTGAC GTTGTAA